The window AGGTTCGATCCTCTCACTCGTATATACTTCAGCCGCAAGCTCAGCTAAAACAGCAGCCTGATAGCCTGAGCCAGTTCCTATCTCAAGAACTTTATCTCCAGCCTTCAGCTCAAGAAGCTCTGTCATAACAGCCACCATGTAAGGCTGTGATATGGTCTGTCCCTCTCCTATTGGAAGGGCACAATCATCGTAGGCCCTTTCTCTGAGATATTCATCTATAAATAAATGTCTCGGAACCTTGAGCATTGCATCGAGAACACGCTTATCTCTTATTCCCCTGCTTATGAGCTGGGTCCTGACCATCAACTCTCTTAATTCATTAAAGTCCATATTTTAGGAGTGTAGAGTTTAAAAGTTAAAGAGTTAAAAGTTAAACTCTTAACTCTCAACTCTTTTCAGGATTTCCCTTGCTGCAATTACTCCTGTTGCCGAAGCCTGAATAAGTCCCCTGCTCACCCCTGCTCCATCGCCAACAGCAAAGAGGTTTTCCACCTCTGTTTCAAGGCTGCTGCTCAGTTTAAGCTGTCTTGAATAAAATTTCACCTCAACGCCATAGAGAAGGGTGTGGTAGTTGAGCGCCGGCCCATATGCAGGTCGCCAAGCCTCTGCACAATCACTCCCTGGCCAAGAAAGTTTGCAAGCCTGGCGATATATCTTCCATAGGAAAGTGGCTCATCAAAAGGCTCTGTGAAATAAGTGCTGACCAGGAGGGCAAAATTAGTATTGTTTGTCTTTCTGTCAGAGTAGCTGTGCCCGTTAACAGTCCATATCCCCTTTGAATATTCTTTCACTACTTCTCCATATGGATTTACGCAAAAGGTTCTCACCTTGTCATCAAACTTCTTAGAATAAAAAACGAGCTTGGGTTCATAGGTTATCCTTGTAAGGGGTTCAAGCACTGACGCTGGAAGTTCAACCCTGACCCCTATATCCACTGGGTTTTTAAGCAGGGAAAGGCCCATAGCCCTGGCCTCTTTTTCAAGCCACTGGGAGCCCTCCCTTCCAGGGCCAAGGATAACAAAGTTTCCATGAATCTCATCACCGCCTTTTATCTTTACGCCATAAACCTTCCCATTCTTTACAAGGACATGTTTTACATTTCTCATAAACTCGACCTTTACCTTTTTATTGAGGTCTTCTCTAATCCTTTTCAGAAGTCCCATGCATCTGTCAGTGCCTATGTGCCTGATTTTTGAAGGTATGAGGATAAGGTCATTTTTTGAAGCTAAATTTTCAAGGTCTTTTACAGGCCCTGCAATGTCGCCATAAAATTCTGAAGGCGCGCCATATTTTAAATATATAGAGTCCGCATAAGATATGAGATCCTGAAGGGTTTTCTCATCGATGTATCTTGACAAAAAGCCACCGATCTCTGATGAAAGATTAAGCTTGCCATCACTGAAAGCTCCAGCCCCGCCCCACCCGCATAGAAGCGCGCACACAGGACAGGCCCTGCAAGAAATCTCTCTAACTTTTAAAGGGCAAACCCTTTCATTGATGTCTCTGCCCTTCTCAAAAATTAATATCTTTAACCCGGAATTTGCTGAGACGAGTTCAAGCGCAGCAAAAATGCCAGCAGGCCCGGCCCCGACAATAATCACATCATAATTGCGTTGTGCGTTTATAGCGTTTGTCATTTGTGTTTATTTCAGGGTCTTCCAGTTCTCCTTGAGATATTTAAGGGTATTGTAACTTGTCAGGTCGAGGTAGATTGGGGTAACGGATATAAAACCATTCTGTACAGCCTGAAAATCTGTATCCTCGCCTGGCCCCCAGAGGGGAGAGCCCCCACCTATCCAGTAATGCCTCCTGCCTCGCGGGTCGGACATCTCCTGTATGGAATTGTCATAAGCCCTCTTGCCTTGTCTTGTAAACTTTATACCTTTAATATCCACGCCGTTGGGAATATTCACATTTAAAAGGGTATCAGGTGGTAATCCTTTTTTCAGGACAATGCCTGCAAGTCTTGCGGCAAACTTAGCAGCCTCCTGAAAATGGAAATCCTTTTCTCCGACCAGAGAGACAGCAATGGATGGTATGCCAAGAAGTGTCCCCTCTATAGCCGCAGACACTGTCCCTGAATACGTTATGTCATCCCCGAGGTTGCCGCCTCTATTGATACCCGAAACAACAATATCAGGCCTTCCGCCTGAGGCGGAGGGAAGAAGCTTGTTAACAGCCAATATCACGCAATCTGTAGGGGTGCCGTTTATGCTATACACGCCATTCTTTATTTTATCAGCCCTGAGGGGTCTGTGGAGGGTAAGCGCATGACCAACAGCGCTCTGTTCTCTCTCTGGAGCAACCACATAAACATTTCCCGAGGGTTTCAGTGCCTTAGCCAGAGCCATAATCCCCTGTGAATACACACCATCATCATTTGTAACAAGTATAACAGGCATCATTTAATCTAATAAAATTTTAGCAGAAACTCAAGATAACTAAAAGACAAAAAGTAGCTTTCCTGTCTCTATCTTCGGGAATTTTTATAGAAGTGGTATAATTTAATTGCTTCTTCATAGATTCTTCACAAGTGGGTAGATAGAATTCATTGCAAAATTAGCATTGTAGAGTTAAATTTTAAAATATTTTACAATTTGCAATGTATAATAATTTTTTACCCGCTATAATTCGTGATGAGCCATTTAAATTTAAAAAGTTCAGGGGGTTGATAATTTGCAGACAAGTCAGGAACGAATCTCTGATTTGAGACCTACCATATTGATAGTGGATGACGAGAAAGGCGTGCGTCAGTCCTTCAAAATGCTTCTTCAAGATAACTACGAGATATTTACCGCAGAAAACGGCAGAGAGGCCCTGAAGGTTTTCTCAACGAAAAGCATCAACCTTGTGCTCCTGGACATCCTGATGCCTGATATGAGCGGTATAGATGTATTAAAAAAGATAAAAGAAGCAGGCAATGGAGTAGAAGTTGTGATGGTTACAGCAGTCAGTGACATAAAGATTGGTGTGGAAGCCATGAAGCTCGGCGCATATGATTATATAACAAAGCCCTTTGAAATCAATAATGTTCTGGCTGTAGTTAAAAGAGCGATTGAGAAACAAAGTCTCCTCATGGAAGTTAAATACCTGAAACATGAGATAGAGCGCTACCACGAATTCGAGAATATTGTTGGAAAAAATAAAAAGATGATTGAACTTTATAAGCTAATTGACAAGGTTAGCCCCACTGATTCCACTGTCCTGATACTGGGAGAAAGCGGCACAGGAAAAGAGCTTGTTGCAAGGGCAATCCACAAAAGAAGCCTTCGCGCTGAAAAACCATTTATTGCAATAGGCTGTGCGGCAATTCCAGAAGGCCTCCTCGAATGCGAACTTTTCGGTGCTGAAAAAGGGGCATTTACAGGCGCCTATTCCCTTAAAATCGGCAAATTCGAACTTGCCCATAGGGGCACTATTTTCCTGGATGAAGTGGACTGCCTTAGCTTAAGCCTTCAGGCAAAACTCTTAAGAGTCCTGCAGGAGAAAGAAGCAGTCCGCGTAGGAGGTTCGAGATCCATAAAAACCGATGTAAGGATTGTTGCATCTTCAAATAAAGACCTAAAAAAAGAAGTAGAGGCTGGCAATTTCAGGGAGGATTTATTTTACAGGCTCAATGTAATACCCATAACATTACCACCTCTCAGAGAAAGGAAAGACGATATTCCATTGCTTGTAACGCATTTTTTAAACGAATACAACAAAACGATGAACAAACAGATCCAGGGGTTTTCAAAAGAGGTGATAGATGCCTTTATCAAATACGACTGGCCTGGAAACATCAGAGAGCTTAAAAACATCATTGAACGAATTGTAGTCCTCGTGGATAAAAAAATAGTCTCTATGCATAACCTTCCAATAGACGTCATCATGCACATAAAAGTCCCTATCAATGAACTTCCCCTCAGAGAGGCCCAGTTTGAGTTTGAGAGGCAGTACCTCTTAAAAATCATGGAAAAAACAAGGTGGAACAAGACAAGGGCAGCCAAGGCCCTCGGCATACACAGAAATACACTGCTTTTGAAACTAAACCAGCTCGGTTTAAAGCGGCCACAATAAACCTATTCAAATGTCAGACTGTTGTCCCACAACTCCCGTCAGGTCTGAGCAGGCTGTTGAAAAAGTATTTATTTCCAGTTTTGTTTTATCCTCTTGATCCAACCATAAGCTAAATCGCCACCTCAAAGGCAATCTTATCGTAATCCACACGAGGAACTTTCTTATCCTTGGTTTCTGTTATCTCTACAAGCCCGAGTTCTTGTAAATAAGCAATGTCCTGTAAAACATTTTTAATGTCTCTGCCGACCATTTTTGCAAGCTCATACACAGAGACAGGTTTTTTATCCTTAATTGCCTTTAAAAGTTCCAAACGTCTTTCAGTAAGAACTTTTCGCATCTCCTTGAGATTGCTAAAATAGATTGCCGTTTTTTTCTGAACATGCTCTCCCCTTGAGAGTTTTTCAAAGACCTCTCCAGCCTCTTTTAATGCATCATCAAGTCTCTTTATCTCTATCCTGACCCTTTTAATCTTCATCCCAATCACCCCCTCTTATTTTCTTTACGTCATTCTTAAAGTCTTTTAACAAATCCCATATACTGCTAAATACATATGGCCCCTCATTGTCTCCATAATGTCTGTGGTCTCCTTTACCTTCTGAATTGTCATAACCAATAAGCCTTTTACCGCCTTTAACATATACTATCGAGTATTTAACGCCATGTGGCTTGTCTTCTGATCTTGGAACTTGCCATATTTTGATTTCTACAATCTCATCTCCTTTGATCTCTTTGATATGAAGAACTTTTATAGCTCTCATAGTTGGTATTATATGCCCACTAAGAAAGAATTACAATGGCGACCTGAAAGGCAGGGAAAAATCTGATGGCTTTACCAGACAGGACAGGGTCGGAAAACCTATGAATTACATCATTTGTCATGCTGAACTTGTTCACATCTAATAAAATCAATGTGATACGAGACCCTGTCTACGACTCGTAGAGAAACAACCCTGAAATAAATTCAGGGCAAGGTTCAGGGTGACACTTTGAAGGTTTTCAGACAATATCATCAGCACGAAGCCACTGCACATATAATTGTGCATGGAAAACCGTCAAAAATATGACATTTGTAAAAAATTATACAAAAAGCATTGCATTTTTATAAAAACCAAACTTCTCCACTGTCTTTGCGAGCGAGTGAGCCGAAGCCCTGAACAAAGCGAAGGGGAAGCAATCTCGAAGAGAGCATTTTTCAGTATCAACCAATCCAATACAAATACAAACACAAAATGTTTTTTTAAATCTCCCCCCTGCTTAATACATGCAGGGGCAGGCTCTTGCCCCTCTTTTCCAAAGAGGGGGACAAAAAGAGAATTGCTTTTCCAAAGAGGGGAAATAGCGAGAAGGGCTTTCCCAAAGAGGGGAAAAGGGATCTCCCCCTTTGAAAAAGGGGGATGTAGGGGGATTTTGTAAATTTATTTTTTGCGTCTGCATTAATTAAATCAAGGGAGGGGAATGTCATGGGAACTCTTTTATTAGAAAACTCACCTGTTGTATTAGAAAAATCAACTAAAACACAAGCTACAGGAAAGATTTTAAGTGAGCTTGTTCAGTTCAAAAATCGCAGTGGGAAAAACATAGTTGGCTATTATGATCA is drawn from Nitrospirota bacterium and contains these coding sequences:
- a CDS encoding protein-L-isoaspartate(D-aspartate) O-methyltransferase produces the protein MDFNELRELMVRTQLISRGIRDKRVLDAMLKVPRHLFIDEYLRERAYDDCALPIGEGQTISQPYMVAVMTELLELKAGDKVLEIGTGSGYQAAVLAELAAEVYTSERIEPLARMAGEVLKGLGYTNIHVIIGDGTLGLPEKAPFDAIIVTAAAPKIPDTFTGQLKTGGRLVIPVGDRFSQILYQVKKTPSDIVFSTSTPCVFVPLIGKHGWEEIERQ
- the surE gene encoding 5'/3'-nucleotidase SurE: MPVILVTNDDGVYSQGIMALAKALKPSGNVYVVAPEREQSAVGHALTLHRPLRADKIKNGVYSINGTPTDCVILAVNKLLPSASGGRPDIVVSGINRGGNLGDDITYSGTVSAAIEGTLLGIPSIAVSLVGEKDFHFQEAAKFAARLAGIVLKKGLPPDTLLNVNIPNGVDIKGIKFTRQGKRAYDNSIQEMSDPRGRRHYWIGGGSPLWGPGEDTDFQAVQNGFISVTPIYLDLTSYNTLKYLKENWKTLK
- a CDS encoding sigma-54-dependent Fis family transcriptional regulator, translated to MLLQDNYEIFTAENGREALKVFSTKSINLVLLDILMPDMSGIDVLKKIKEAGNGVEVVMVTAVSDIKIGVEAMKLGAYDYITKPFEINNVLAVVKRAIEKQSLLMEVKYLKHEIERYHEFENIVGKNKKMIELYKLIDKVSPTDSTVLILGESGTGKELVARAIHKRSLRAEKPFIAIGCAAIPEGLLECELFGAEKGAFTGAYSLKIGKFELAHRGTIFLDEVDCLSLSLQAKLLRVLQEKEAVRVGGSRSIKTDVRIVASSNKDLKKEVEAGNFREDLFYRLNVIPITLPPLRERKDDIPLLVTHFLNEYNKTMNKQIQGFSKEVIDAFIKYDWPGNIRELKNIIERIVVLVDKKIVSMHNLPIDVIMHIKVPINELPLREAQFEFERQYLLKIMEKTRWNKTRAAKALGIHRNTLLLKLNQLGLKRPQ
- a CDS encoding HTH domain-containing protein codes for the protein MKIKRVRIEIKRLDDALKEAGEVFEKLSRGEHVQKKTAIYFSNLKEMRKVLTERRLELLKAIKDKKPVSVYELAKMVGRDIKNVLQDIAYLQELGLVEITETKDKKVPRVDYDKIAFEVAI